The following nucleotide sequence is from Dehalogenimonas formicexedens.
TGCCATCACTGATGGTATTAATAGCCAAACCAATCGGCAGGTTGTCAACCAGCGTTTCGACATACTCTTTCTGTTTCCGGAGTTCTTCGCGTTTTCGGATCTTTTCCATGCCCAGAGACAGATCGAAGGCGAGTTCCTGCATTAATCGCCGGTCATCTCCCTGAAACCCATCTTTCGCCTTTGCACAGATATTGAGCACACCGATAACGGTGTCTTCGATCTTTAGTGGCAAAGATATCGATGACGCAAACAGATCGAAAGCGCAATGATGTTCGGGAGTTGAATCCTTAAGAGCGCATTTTCCGCCGATACATTTGTTGAAATCCAGATTCTCGCCTGACCAGGCCACAGGTTCGGCTTTACCATTTTCATCGATACGGCCTATCCATGCCATGAGATTTTGATTACTCGCTCCGATACGTTTACAGATCTTAGCGAGAAGCATTTTTTCATCGGTTTCGGTAACGATAATTTCATTGGCATCTCGTCCGAGTTCAAGCATTGAATTGAGATGATTTATCTGCAACTCGCTCCGCTTGCGTTCTGTGATGTCATAGATGAAATGCATGTAGTGGCTGTGGTCGGCAAGGATCCAATGTGCTTCCCACCAGCGGCCATTCCATTCAACTTCGCAGTGTTGTGGTTGGCCGGTCTCCCAAAGGCGCTGGGACATACACCAAGAACAGGGTGTTTGCTGACCCTCCCAGACGCGATAGCAGTGAGTCCCAGGCGCGGCTCCATTCTTTGAAGCAGCCTCATTCGCTGCGACAATTTCAAAAGTATTCGGCTTGATAAGCATGATCGGGTGGGGGAAAGCATCCAGTATAACCTGGTTAAGCCGGAGCTGATCGTTGAACTTACCGTCGGTCTCCCAATGTTTGCGCCTGATCACCGAATCCGCAATGGCCCTCTGTACTGCTCCCGGCAGCCTGGCTAGGTTATCCTTGGTGAAATAATCATCTCCGTTCGCCATTATCGACGGTGGCACCTTTTCCACACTTGAGCTCTCGAGGATAAATATCAGGGGAGTTGCAGGCGAGAGCCTATTACGGATCGCCACGATATCGCTTGCAGACATTCCGGGGAATGGATGGTCAACGATAATCACATCCCAATGGTTTTCAGATAAAGCTCGGTGGAATTGCTGGGGATTCTTGATCGATTCATGGAACGTTTTCAGGCCGACAGACCCCAGTGTCCTGATGGTCGATGTGGCATCCTCTTCACCGAGAAGAATTTGAATTGGTTTATCGATCATATCTGTCCTCACGAGACAAATGGTACTAAGTACTAGTATAATAGTCCTAGTACCTTAACCTAGTCTAATAATCTTGTCAATAGATCGAGGAATTGTTCGTTGGGACTCTGGATCGCGAATTATGTGTGCTCTTAGATAGCCAGATTACGCAGCCAACGTTTCGGCTTATTCTAAGGTCACACACAGAGGAGTACTGGTACGGTTCAATCTTTAGACGATCTTCAGCATGAACTTCTCTTGTGGTCAAACATCGCGCACAAACTCTGGGAAGCGAAGAATCAGTTGTTACCAAAAACTCATGAGAACGCGCAGGATATTCCGCCTGGGGTTTCGTTTTTCACACCAGAGATGTTGGCAGTTTACGATGGATTGGATGCCTTATATAAAGAAGCTGAGGACAAGAAACGGCAAACCCTCGATCATATTGCGCATCTTTAGATGGATCGATAGGAAACAACTAGCCTAAAATCCGCAAACGGGCCGATGGCCCCTTTGCTCTTAAGCAATGATCTACAATGCCAATCCGACCTGATGGGTTGTCGGACCTGAGTAACTTTTAATCCAAACATCAATCTCATTGCTCTTCACATAGTACTATTGCTTATTTAAAGTACTATGGTTATTCCCCGCATAGCCTGAATGGGTGATTGTTCCGAATACCTCTCAAGACCATAATAGAATCAATCAGTTCCATTCGATGTCAATCAGGACTATACAGAAGCAGGAGACTACTAGGATGCCGGTTGAGATCAACGGTCAAAAATATTATCGAACGGAAGAAGTCTGCGCCCAAACCGGAATCAGCCGAACGACTCTTTTCAGATGGCTTCGGCAGCCGGTTCTATCACGTGCGTACAAGGATAATCGGGGCTGGAGGCTTTTCACCGAGAACGATCTGAAAACTATCCATGCTCATGCATCCAGGATCGAAGTTCGAGAAATTATGATAGAGGACAGGTCAAAGTGAATTCAGTTGTTATTCCAACCGAGACCGTTGAATCCCTTTCTAAGCGGATGTCCTCCGAAAATGTCGTTGAAAATAGCGCCAAGCGAGGTTGTTCCGGGTGCCTTCTTTCTGGCGATCGATGCTCAAACCGAACGACAAAAATGGACGCCCAAGCGATTCTTGATGCCATGCCTGCTTATGCCCTTTTGATAGACAGCACCCACCACATCGTCGGCGCCAACAAGGCATTTTATCAAGCCATGAATCTTGACCTGCCTGACGTTATCGGGGCTTATTGTCCCAAGCTGGTTCACGGGCTCAACCATCCATTTCATGGCTGCCCCCTTGAAGAGGCGGTTGCGATGGGAGGACTTGAGTCAGTCGAACGCGAGCTCTTCGACCCAGCAAGAAGGCACTGGATAAAAACAGCGGTCTATCCGACTGGCCAATTTACCGAAGACGGACATCCAATCTTTCTACACACAGCGGAAGACATCACTGCCCAAAAACTCACCGCCAAACGCCTCACCAAGGAACAAAAGCTGCAACACGCGATTTCCGAAATCCTGCGGTTGTCTCTAAAGGACATCTCCTTGGACGACATTCTTAAGAAAGCTCTCAACATTATTCTAGCCGCCCCTCAGATCGGATTGGAAAAGAAAGGGTGTATCTTCCTGGTGGAGGACGACCGTGAAACGCTGGTGATGAAGGTTCAAGTCGGGTTAGAGGAACCTGTAAAACAGTCGTGCGCCAGGGTGGGTTTTGGCACTTGCTTATGTGGGCAGGCAGCCCTAACTCAATCGATTCAGTATTCGACTACGCTCGATGAGCGCCACAGTATTACCTA
It contains:
- a CDS encoding MerR family transcriptional regulator; its protein translation is MPVEINGQKYYRTEEVCAQTGISRTTLFRWLRQPVLSRAYKDNRGWRLFTENDLKTIHAHASRIEVREIMIEDRSK